CTCTCCTCAGACTCCtttgataatataaataatgatgGCTTTCTAGTATTCTACATAATTAACTACTTGGGAAACCATCTGATACGTTTCGACCCTTTGCAAAATGTGAACTGCTCTTTGTATCATAGATTTAGAAGGAAGTATTTTCCCTCGACACGAATTAACTACAAACggccttttttttcgtttttgattctacgtacattatttttttacagcaaaggagacagcacaagggcacaaaaaaaagaaacaacaataaaaaaaagccggctactcgctgctcctgtaaagaatccgaagaggtggccgaaagagcagtcaattacgtgagaaaaTATATGTGGCAAAGCATTTCTTATTTAGTGTTCTGTATAAAATCAACGTATTGCACATGCTCTTATTCGCTCCACATCAGATCAGTCTCATCGTCGCCAAGAATGCAAGAACGCGCAGAGAGACCAAGAGCATACCAGTAAGCCGATCGGTCGCCACGGAGGCATGAATGACATCCCTGATCATGCGGGgaaccaccagcagcagcaacaggcaGCCTCCTTTCCCGCCTTTGATGACAACATTCCCCGCTGATTGCCACTCGCCGGTATGAGACTCGTGGGAGGCGACACCCGCTCTCATTTaatatctttttagtttcattcaTACCCGGGAAGGTCAGTGACTCCATGCGCTGTTTCACCTTACGTACGTGCAGATGCTGTTCGCAGTGTATTATCATCTTCAATTCCCTTAGTCCTGTAGGGTTGCTGAGCTATATATGTACCATGAATTGTTATGTTACATCTTATTTTTTGTCACTGCTTGCTCACAACGTATAGTATTTACATTCATCTCGTCAAGTAAAGGGTTTGATAATTCGTACACATCTTTAACAAGTTCTCATAAGGGAAAAGAACACCGGAAAACTATACTGAGTTACACGATTGTTATTAAACCCCCTTTGTGTTTGGTTAATATGTACTCACAACATATAGTATTTACATTCAACTCGTCTAGTAAATGGTATGATAATTGGTATGTATCATTTCCATAAGTTATCGTAAGGGGAAAAAACACTGGAAAACTATACTGAGCTACATGACTGTCATTAAACCGCCTCTATGTTTGATCAAGGCTTGCTCATAACGTATAGTATTTACATTCATCTCATTTGCAAACTCATACGCACTAAGTAGAAAAGAAGTCTGGAAAACTATACTGCGCTACATGACTGTTATTAAAGCCAATGAAACCTTTGTCCAAACACATATAAAGACACAGAGTATAATCACGCCGCCCCTTCACAAAACGCAGTCTTACAAAAcgagcaaataaaaacaaaagtccCCTTGAACGCTAAAAGTCGAcgtgaaaatatttaaaaatgtaTCCGCCTCACAGTGGGCTATATATCATTTTTGCTCGAAATTAACTAACTCTCTAAATAACTTTACCGCGGCACGAAAACTCTCACTTTTGTGGAGGGCGGCGCCAAGGACGACCGTGACgcggataaaaaaaagaaaaaaaggaaagagaacaggaaagacACAAATATTTTTCATCACAAGAATTAAAGAACAAATTAAGAGGTATTTAAAACACGTCCCCAGCTGTGAATGGAGacaccacacccaacacacccaacacacccaacacacccaacacacacacacacagacacacacaacgaaaagaaacagagagagagagagagagagagagagagagagagagagagagagagagagagagagaaaacagacagacacacagacaggcaagcagatagacaaataaaaacaTTAAAATTAATAactaaattaaaataaatacataaatgaataaataaatgaataaataggtaTATGTGGATAGATttacagatagattgatagttaaatataaattaatagatagatagataaatagataaacagatagataggtagatagatagatgagtagatagatagatgaatagatgaatagatagatagatacatagatatagatagatggatagatagataggcagatagatagatacagacaaatgGATGACAACCTTTTGCCTTCATTTTTACCGTCGCAGCTGTTGCCTCAAATTAATTCAGAAATCGATTATAAGAAAACCATCCAAATATATTTCAAACACATGTGAAGGTTAattatcttcatatttttcttgattcgctttctctttcttccattcttttttattataaaaCTGAAGGAATTATAGAAAGTTTAACATATAAGAATTGCGCATGTATTTCAGATTAGCTCAGAATGTTATAATGGGAAGTGTGAaggctaattttttttctttttttcttcgcttcgcttttttttcttttttttcttcttttttttgctttaatttcCATTCCTAACAAAAGAATGTCTGTTCTTTTGTTCGGAAATCCTTATGCGGTTCAAATCGGCGTGAAAAAATGCTACGGCTGCGgacttttttaattttctttttaacttctatTGTGTCACGTTTCTCTTGTGTTCTCCGTCCCGCTGCTTATtctaaaagagagaaaacaaatgtaTTACAAAacctcaatatatattttcaaatcgACAAAAGAAAACGTGGAGGCtccattttctgttgttttttatttcagtttcaagtttcttttcttctattctttcaagGAGCGCGGAGAGggtgggagtgaggaggaggcgggaggtgGAGTGGGGTGAAGAGGGGGATGGGGAAAGTGAGAGtgcagggagggaggtggggaagaggtggaagtagggagtgagagggggagagaggggatggggaagTGTGAGAGGGTGCAGGAAGGGAGGTCGGGGAGAgagcggggagagggagagggaggttggCGAGGGGCGTTGAAGGGGGGAGGGCGTAAGTGTCACAGGTAGTCCAGACAGTACATACTTGACACAATACTCGCAGCAACTTTCTCCAGTGACTTGGTTGTGTCTCGGCATTTCATTGTTAAAACGACGGACGgggacgactgtgtgtgtgtgtgtgtgtgtgtgtgtgtgtgagagagagagagagagagagagagagagagagagagagagagagagagagagagagagagagagagagaaaacacacatacagacagacaggcaaaccaTCCAACCATCAAATCATTCATTCTCATTCTAGGAAGCCTCTATACAAGTGTTGTGAATGATGGGCGACGCGCGTCTAAAAACAATACCAGCAGCCACTATCCCGGATGGCAACAAAAAgatagacagtgtgtgtgtgtgtgtgtgtgtgtgtgtgtgtgttgtgatagACTATTGTCTGGGCATTATTTATCATTGTTAGGGAACAATTCAGGCACTGAAAGAACTTTATTCTTTTCAGTCACATTGGCTTTGCAAAGTGCtggcgaaaaggaaaaaaaaaaaaacacgttcagCGAAATGAAAACTCTGCgcattttactcatttttttttaaagtttgcgcTCTTTTGAATGTGTCCATTAATCAAAGGAGGAACGAGGGACACCGACAAAGGGGGATGAAGCAAACACGTATTGACATTCCCTCTTTGAGCTCCTATTTCATGTGACggcccgtgtgtgtgtctgtgtgtgtgtgtgtgtgtgtgttagcgagagaggggagaggcaggggagggaggaatgcagTGCTACGCTTCTACATGTCAGGGAGTTCGAGGCTGCTGTCTTTATGGCTACCTATAATTCTTTGGGGCACCGAGACAATGGGAGACACATCGATAAGAAAAACCTGTCAAACTACTAACTGATATAATCTCAGCGGGCGACATGGACTGACCTAGACTTCTGGATTctcacaaaaagaaaaatatataaaaatctgCTATTGACACACGACTTTCGATTACGgttgcaaaaaaacaaaacaaaaaagtgggGCTGAGCGGCGTGAACTAGAAAAACGTTGTGTGCTCCATTGGCCCAAATCTGGAGACGATTATGAGGCGTGACCTGATGGGGGCTTTTGCTTCATTGATTTAGTAGCGAGTGTTTAGCGCGCGGCTCAAACTGACCGTGACACAAGTACAAATTGCTTAGACCACTGACAGGAATTCTAACACTACAATTTGATATCCATTGAAATAAAAGGCGAATTcataatggaaagaaagaaaagttagacaggcgatagagagaaagagtggtCAACATAGGCACGTAGTAATTTCTGATAAAACATTAAGACTTCACTGCCACTAGTTCTGAAGCTTACAAACTGATGTCCATTGAAAAAAAGCTAATTCATTATTGAAAGCGAGAAAAGATAGAGACAAACGGACAGAAAAAAATGCTAAGAACTCAAGCTAACCTAGAACACAAGTACAGATTGCTAACTGCCGGTAATACTGACTTACAAATTGATATCCACTGAAAAAGACTAATTTAAGAttgaaagagttaaaaaaaagagcgacagacagaaaaaaagaaggaccAAGAACTCAGCTGACCAAGAACACAAGTAGCTACAAATTGCTAAGACTTCACTGATGGTAATTCTGACGTTTACAAATTGATATCCACTGAAAAAGACTAATTTAAAAtggaaagagttaaaaaaaagagcgacagacagaaaaaaagaaggaccAAGAACTCAGCTGACCAAGAACACAAGTAGCTACAAATTGCTAAGACTTCACTGATGGTAATTCTGACGTTTACAAATTGATATTCATTGAGAAAGACTAATTTAAgatgaaaagagataaaaaaagagcgacaaacaaaaagaaagaaggataaaaaaaccTCAAGCTGACCAAGAACACAAGTACAAATAGCTAAGACTTCACTGATGGTAATTCTGACGTTTACAAATTGATAGCCATTGAGAAAGACTAATATAAgatggaaagagataaaaagagtgacagacagaaagaaaaaaggataaaaaaaaatcaagctgaCCAAGAACACAAGTAGCTACAAATTGCTAAGACTTCACCGCTGGTACTTCTGACGTTTACAAATTGATAGCCATTGAAAAGGACTAATATAAGATGGAAAGAGcgacaaacagaaagaaagaaggaccaAGAACTTAGCTGACCAAGAACACAAGTACAAATTGCTAAGACTTCACCGCCGGTACTTCTGACGTTTACAAATTGATAGCCATTGAAAAAGACTAATTAAGAtggaaagagttaaaaaaaaagcgaaagacaGACAGAATACAGGACCAAAAACTCAAACTGGCCGTAAACACAAATAGGAATCAGTAAGATCTCACTGACGGTAGTTCTATGGCTTACAAACTGAGAGCCATTGAAAAAAGACTAATttatgatggaaagaaaaaaatataaatggaatGACCGAAAAAAAAGTCGTCAGCACGCAGTCGTAGCAATCCCTAATAAATTACCAAGACCAAAATGACGGTAATCCTGAAGCTTACAAACTAATATTCATTGTAAAAAAGTCTAATTTATAatgcaaagagagaaaaaaagagacagacagacagaaaacaagaGCCGTCAGCACGCGGACTAGGTAATCCTTGATATCTGAGTTGTTTTGggggcttttttttgtgtgtgtgtttttatctgtTGCGCCAGAGCCGGAGAGAGTTCACGACCTGCAGTAGACAAGGGGAAAAACTAGTCAGATGCTGGCACacaaagagataaaaatagagacTATGTGAACATAATCTAGTTCGGTTCACTAGGTGGCCTGATAATCTGTGGCTGAAAATGGCACACGTAGAGGAAAATATTAACACGTAGAGATAGTTAGAGTGTGCCGGCAAAGAGACAAAAGGGCAAAATGATGACTAGGAGGAGAAACAATGGATGGTTGCGGTTAGAGATCACAACATAATCTAACTTTGGTTCATTGGATGGCCTGATAATGTGCCGCTGAGAACAGCCcagacaaaggaaaataaacacgTAGAAGAGGCCGAAGTGTAGCTGCAAAGAGtcgaaaaagcaaagaaaatgagtaagaggagaaaCAATGGTTGGTTGCGGTTAGAGATCACGACAACATAATCCAGCTCTGGTTCTCTGGATGGCCTGATAATCTGAAGCTGAAAACAACCCACacatagaaaaataaacacaTGGAAGAGGCCGAAGTGTAGCTGCAAAGAGtcgaaaaagcaaagaaaatgagtAAGAGAAGAAACAATGGTCGGTAGCGGTTAGAGATCACGACAACATAATCTAGCTTTAGTTCTCTTGATAGCCTGATAATCTGAAGCTGAGAACAACCCacacaaaggaaaataaacaggtaCAAGAGGCCGAAGTGTAGCTGCAAAGaggggaaaaacaaagaaaaatgaataagaggagaaaCAATAGTTGGTGGCGGTATGCTGTATCGTCCACCTGCTCATTTCTTTCACAAGAGACCTAAATAACTTTACAAATGTGGATTTCTCTCCAGAATAAGTAAGTACTGGCAACGTGATATTTCCATGTCGAGGTAACCCACAGTACTAAAGGCCAGTCCAGTCCACCGTATTGcttataaaggagaaaaaaaaattggtattcactatagcatttttttttttttttttttttttttacatgaaaggaagcagctcaagggcataaaaaagtgaagaaaaaagcccactaaacgctgctcctaaaagagataaaagtaaagagtggccaaaagagaggtcaatttcgggtgctcgtgacctcggtgctcatatccatCGCAGTGACCCTTGACCATAATCTTGAAtagtcacgctaaccactgcaccacggaggcgttAATTATTTCTAACGATTTCCAGTAGTATCTCAGCCTCTCTAACATATTTTAAACTCTCTAAAGATTTCAGTGTCATTCCCTCACAATGCCTTGCTAAGAGAGTGCAGACTGCTGCCCTCCAAAGACTGCCCGGCGGCCCTGACCAGTACTACTGACCAGACGATTATAAAAAGACTGACCGGAGACTCATCCGCGACTCATTCATTagttaacaaaaaataaattgcGCTCACTGTTCGGCAGCGGTGGTGATGAAAAGGCCTCAGAAAAAGGTTCGAATAACAATATATTACTCAACTAATTAATATGATGACCTTCTCTTCGTCTATGATTGCTTTTTACGTAGTCGATTGAACTAATAATATACGTACACTGAAAATAATATCATTCTCCCACGCTTACAGTGAAATCAATCCGGTTCCTGCCCTTCGCTGTGTTGGAATAACGGGTTTATTTATTTGCACAGTAGACGGTGCACTTTCACACCATAAGTTGGGTCGCGTTCACACGGCCAAACCCTTCGGCGACACGCACCTAAACAGCTTACTATTCTTTTATTATAGTTCAGCGACTCCTACAAATGAAAGCAGTTCCACAAATGGCATTCACGTATTCCAAAAAAGGACTTGAAACAGCACGACAGCATGAATTGTTAATTTGAAATGGCGAAGCTAGAGATTGGAACTTGTCTGATCGGTTTCATCACGATCAATCTCTCCATGACGTAATGAAAATGATGATTAAGCTTCCCAGTAATTATATCATCATTGAGAAGCCTAAATGCAATTGCGTGTGGTCGCGCACCTCTCACTATGCATGATTACGACACACGATAGAGTAACATGCAAAGTGGAGCAATGTTATGCAGTAGAAATCAAGCATCCCGCAACCCACGCCTTCCGGGGCTAACGAATTACTTTCCGATCAGTTCTTATTTcgtatgtgtgtggagggggcaCGGGGTTGGGGGGGGGTACAGGGTTACATTTCCTGACGTGTATTTCCCACTCACGAGCATAAAACAATAGACAAACTGCAAGCAACATAACAATAACATGAGAAAGGGTGACGAAACAGCTTAGGAAATATAGTGGTACGCCCGATgtaaaataaacagagaaaaaaaaaggcaaaggggATTTTCCGAGCCGTCGACGAACCAGATGGGGAGactagtggaggaggaaagggccgTCGGTAACACAGAACAGAAAGTAGTCAAGAAAATACACTCTAAAAGTTTTCCCATTCACTCGTCCCCGCCACCTGCCCGTCTATTTCCTGTCCTTCCTATCGAATTTGCTGACGTTTGGGTTCTCTCCATCATGACCGTCCTCTGCCTGCCATTGGTGATTAGTATTGCCAAGAAAATTGTCATACCCACTGATACGCacgaaaaaatagaatgaaagaaagaaagaatgaaacaaagaaagaaagaaagaaagaaagaaagaaagaatgaaagaaagaaagaaagaaagagaaaaagaaagaaagaaagaagaaagaaagaaagaatgattgaatttaatagaaaaaggaaaaaatgaatgaatgaatgaaacaaaggaaaagagtaagaaggaaagaaagccagGCAGAATGACAGACATAAAGatacagataaagacagacacaaggtcacacccacacccacacacacacacacacagacacacacacacacacacacacacacacacacacacacacggaaagggaaaaaaattaaacaatTATAGTAACTCGCATAATCTTTCCCCAGACAAGAGATCAATATAACACCGATTGGTCACACTGATACATTGAAACCAGGCTGCCGCTGACTCACCCAGGCGGCAGAGGACGAGGCTCTCCCCAGCAGGTGTGTGGCGAGGCGGCGGCCCTCAGGAAAAGGCGGATCCGGAAAAAATCGTCAACTCTCTCTTTTAACATTGGAAGACGATTTGAACCACACAACCGCgtaacatcaagatcaaggaACGGACGAGGGTGAAGGAAACGAGTCGTGAAAAGTGCGAAAAGAGATCTGTTTTGTAAAAGGATACTAaaaagatattttttttatttagagaaCGTATAGCATATCttcataaatgaatgaataaatatacttctctatttgtctatctttccatatCGCTATCCATTTATTTATGTCTCGCTTCTAAGCATATACATTTAAGTATGCCTTTTCTTGCTAATTAAATAGATGCAGTATAGATGAACTGGGCTAACACACCTTATGTTGTTTGTTTGTCAACCGAAGGAGAGGAGGTCTGCCATTATGAACTATCCTCCTCGGATGGAACGTGATTGAGTAGTTTGTAAACGTGTGAGAGGACGCGACAAAATTTTCTCCGCTTGTTATGAGACTCCAATCAGGAACTTTACGGGTTTGAGGAATGCGTGATATACCGATGCCactgggaaatgtgtgtgtgtgtgtgtgtgggtgggtgggtccgtgcgtgcgtgcgtgcgtgcgtgcgtgtgtgcgtgtgtgtctgtgtgtgtgtgtgtgtgtgtgtgtgtgtgtgtgtgtgtgtgtgtgtgtgtgttaaaacacTTTTTGAGGCGCACTGCTGATATTTCCAATAAATCAAGTTAATAACAGATTTCCAACGAATtacagtttctctttttttaccaTGTTTTCTCTCATAACCAGTAATCTAAAACCCTTTTTTTTACGCGCTCCATACAGCATCTACCAAAGGGACATTTCAACAAGCTGTAGTAAAGTGTGACACTGGCATTACTGACATGTATCAAGACGCTGCCAAGCCCAGGACCAACTCCTTCACAACCCTGTGAGTCCTTCCTGCAGGAATTTGGGTGAAGGAGTGTGCTGCGGCCTTTCTAGTTTACTCTTATTTTAACAGAGCATAATCACACAAAGGTTCGTGATAATAACGCTCACCACACCTCTCTCAGGGCTTCTGACCCCTGATCAAGGTTGGCGAGGGTGTGTCATGTAATGAGTGGGCGGGCCACGCCTTGCGCCACGCTGGTATATAAAGGCGTCGCCGCAGAGGTAGCGTCAGACTAACACTCAAGTCGAATACTGAACACAATGGCTAAGGCTGTAAGCATTCTACTCCACCTCACCTACTTGATTAACATTATTACAACATTAGCTTATTTACCTAACATTACTTAACATTAGCAGAAATTGTCTTGACTAATATAACACTTTAACTCATTATTTTTCTGAGTCATAAGTTTCAAAGAAATCATGGTTAATAGCGACGCAAAGAACCATGAAACTCAGTCGATATAAAGACAGAGAATCACGAGTGTTAGAAGCTCCCTAGCAAGACTTCCTCGGACCGCAGTAACCTTTCCCTGCCCCTCCACCTCCAGCAGCGACTTATGATACCCAACATCAGCCCGGCTTCCTgaaaaacttaacctaacccagcctcCCTAAGTGTCTCAGTAACCTACCCTTACCCTGCTCCCTACCCTTATAAACCCCGCCGCCGATCACTGCCTGACACCCCGCCACACTTGTTTACACCCTCTTGTGTTGCAGCTGTTCCTCGTGCTGTccgtgctggtggtgatggccgCCGCCCTGCCCTCCCCCAAGGCTGACCCCGAGCCCGAGGCTGACCCCGGCTACGGAGGCTACGGAGGTTACGGCGGCTTTGGTGGCTTTGGTGGCTTTGGAGGCTTTGGCGGTGGTCGCGGAGGCTTTGGCCGCGGTTATGGAGGATACGGCGGCTACGGAGGCTATGGTGGTGGATATGGCGGCTATGGCGGTGGATATGGTGGATATGGTTATTATGGTAAGTAATTGTACAAACTAAGTAGTGTGAAGGGTTGTTATCGAGCACTATTTCAGCGTTCTCACTCCACCACTGAAAACATTTAActgtatatttaactttttttgtcGCTAAAGTTATGTTTTTCCTTTAACTTACAAACAACACAATGTACACCACGTGTGATAATAACTAAGCCTCGCCTGTTCACTCAGCGGCTGAG
The Eriocheir sinensis breed Jianghai 21 chromosome 12, ASM2467909v1, whole genome shotgun sequence DNA segment above includes these coding regions:
- the LOC126997513 gene encoding neuropeptide-like protein 31 isoform X2, which encodes MAKALFLVLSVLVVMAAALPSPKADPEPEADPGYGGYGGYGGFGGFGGFGGFGGGRGGFGRGYGGYGGYGGYGGGYGGYGGGYGGYGYYG